One stretch of Oncorhynchus keta strain PuntledgeMale-10-30-2019 chromosome 18, Oket_V2, whole genome shotgun sequence DNA includes these proteins:
- the LOC118397577 gene encoding olfactory receptor 1M1-like: protein MSLGNVSGKIIHQFVIGGFDTLDRPLTVGIVILCIYLLVMLSNLANICFILHDKRLHKPMYLLICNLAVVDMLYSSSACPTMIGVLVAGDKAIAYVSCFIQMFVFHLGGVMEMFAISVMAFDRLIAISNPLRYQSILTNVRTLVLTGALWLVACAFVAVMPATVLSLPYCHSTLKYTFCDYAALVRATCVNPSYYFNMITIITFFLLFGTFCSICLSYIWIIFAMVKMSSKNDKKKMYSTCFSHLIVVVCYYVPLFVRIVLTRLGVVLTLEERHGLMIGAILGPSLVNPFVYCFRTKEIKSKMLKMFNKVAPTE from the coding sequence ATGTCCTTGGGAAATGTCTCTGGCAAAATAATACATCAATTTGTCATCGGTGGTTTTGACACACTTGACAGACCTCTGACAGTGGGGATTGTAATTCTGTGTATCTATCTCCTAGTCATGCTTTCTAATTTGGCAAATATATGTTTTATCCTTCATGATAAGCGTTTGCACAAGCCAATGTATCTTCTGATTTGCAACCTTGCTGTAGTTGATATGCTGTACAGCTCCAGTGCCTGTCCAACTATGATTGGTGTGCTGGTAGCTGGTGATAAAGCCATAGCTTATGTGTCATGTTTCATTCAGATGTTTGTTTTCCACCTGGGTGGCGTAATGGAGATGTTTGCTATCTCTGTCATGGCTTTTGATCGTTTGATTGCAATCTCTAATCCCCTGAGGTATCAAAGTATCCTCACCAATGTTCGTACTCTGGTTCTGACCGGTGCTCTGTGGTTGGTTGCCTGTGCTTTTGTGGCTGTTATGCCTGCCACTGTGTTATCTCTCCCTTACTGCCACTCAACCCTCAAATACACCTTCTGTGATTATGCTGCGTTAGTGAGAGCCACTTGTGTCAATCCTAGCTACTATTTTAATATGATAACCATTATCACCTTCTTTCTCCTGTTTGGCACTTTCTGTTCTATTTGCCTGTCCTACATATGGATCATATTTGCTATGGTTAAAATGTCCTCCAAGAACGACAAGAAGAAGATGTACAGTACTTGCTTCAGTCACTTGATAGTGGTAGTGTGTTATTACGTTCCTTTATTTGTACGTATAGTCTTGACCAGGCTAGGTGTGGTGCTGACCTTGGAAGAGCGTCATGGCTTGATGATCGGGGCTATTCTCGGGCCCTCTCTTGTAAATCCTTTTGTATACTGTTTTAGAACCAAGGAGATCAAAAGCAAAATGTTGAAGATGTTTAACAAAGTTGCGCCcactgaataa